The Ammospiza nelsoni isolate bAmmNel1 chromosome 10, bAmmNel1.pri, whole genome shotgun sequence genome includes a region encoding these proteins:
- the SCG2 gene encoding secretogranin-2, giving the protein MAETKTFQPGTACALTFFFVLICWVDAASFQQHQLLQKDPDYAMKNLQRLPNPDMIKALEYIEDLRKQTNKGEGSPDYSSYQSVPYLLPQRESKDQLHLPDNVRDSLTEDESQWVKVMLEALRQAEKESKAGPKENKPYGLGSDNSFPAGVTDDYEAYKWPERWQKYLKMPLGHYEEGSRDSPFKRTNEIVEEQYTPQSLATLESVFQELGKMAGPSSHKKERVDEDQKLYTDDEDDVYKVNNIAYEDVVGGEDWNPIEEKVESQTQEEIKDSKEEIDKHEEEIDDEMKRSGKLSFLEDEIRRENKDQVSEDVSKLMNYYLKRLMGSAENRKLRTGGELEEKRASMFLDKQLDPQAIAQLIEISRNLQIPPEDLLDMLKAGEKKQLQSERLEAEQEMEFPEDLDEITETNLGQSDIFKNNINSKNGYMKQPLIPENLPEDLNIEDIVSLLGNDNLANQNPSYLLNRLNQENDLPRLSYIPRRLKGHLFPKAAWMNDLERRQAEYEKLNEKDEELADYLAKVLAKYPEVINTNQMKRVPAAASESDLQEEEQLEQALREHLNQLGPQEAAKLASLSKRLSMAGEADDTQTRQLLDEDMLAKVLEYLKQEKSELERDHITKRAMENM; this is encoded by the coding sequence ATGGCAGAAACTAAAACCTTCCAGCCTGGAACAGCCTGTGctctcacctttttttttgtcctaaTCTGTTGGGTCGATGCAGCctccttccagcagcaccagctgctccagAAAGACCCAGACTATGCAATGAAAAACCTGCAAAGGCTCCCAAACCCTGACATGATCAAAGCCCTGGAGTACATAGAGGACCTTCGCAAGCAAACCAACAAGGGAGAAGGCAGCCCTGACTACAGCTCTTATCAGAGTGTCCCCTACCTCCTCCCACAGAGAGAAAGCAAGGACCAGCTCCACCTCCCGGATAACGTGCGGGATTCTTTGACTGAAGATGAGTCCCAGTGGGTTAAGGTGATGCTGGAAGCCTTGCGGCAAGCCGAGAAGGAGTCAAAGGCTGGCCCAAAGGAGAATAAGCCCTACGGTCTGGGTTCAGATAACAGCTTTCCAGCTGGAGTGACTGATGATTACGAGGCTTACAAGTGGCCTGAGAGGTGGCAGAAGTACCTCAAGATGCCGCTTGGGCACTATGAAGAGGGCTCAAGGGACAGTCCCTTCAAGCGCACCAACGAGATCGTGGAGGAGCAGTACACGCCCCAGAGCCTCGCCACCCTCGAGTCCGtgttccaggagctgggaaagatGGCAGGGCCCAGCAGCCACAAGAAAGAAAGGGTGGATGAGGACCAGAAGTTGTACACAGATGATGAAGATGATGTGTACAAAGTGAATAACATTGCGTATGAAGACGTGGTTGGAGGAGAAGATTGGAATCCCATAGAGGAAAAAGTGGAAAGCCAAACCCAGGAAGAGATAAAAGACAGCAAAGAGGAAATTGATAAACATGAAGAGGAGATTGATGACGAAATGAAAAGATCGGGAAAGCTCAGCTTCCTTGAGGATGAaataagaagagaaaataaagatcaAGTGTCAGAGGATGTTTCAAAACTAATGAATTACTACCTGAAGAGGCTGATGGGTAGTGCTGAGAACAGGAAATTAAGGACTGGAGGAGAACTTGAGGAAAAAAGAGCATCCATGTTTTTGGATAAACAACTTGATCCTCAGGCTATAGCTCAGCTGATAGAAATCTCAAGGAATTTGCAAATTCCTCCTGAGGATTTATTAGACATGTTgaaagctggagaaaaaaagcagcttcagAGCGAAAGGTTGGAAGCTGAGCAGGAAATGGAATTCCCAGAAGACCTTGACGAGATAACTGAAACCAATCTAGGACAGAgtgatatatttaaaaataatataaactCTAAAAACGGGTACATGAAGCAGCCTCTTATTCCAGAAAATCTACCCGAAGACCTCAATATTGAAGATATTGTCAGCCTTCTGGGAAATGACAATTTAGCTAACCAGAATCCCTCCTACTTACTAAATCGTCTGAATCAAGAAAATGACTTGCCAAGACTGTCTTACATTCCCAGAAGATTGAAAGGGCACCTGTTCCCCAAAGCTGCCTGGATGAACGACTTGGAGAGGCGACAAGCGGAGTACGAGAAGCTGAATGAGAAGGATGAAGAGCTGGCTGATTACTTGGCAAAGGTGCTGGCCAAGTACCCCGAGGTGATCAACACCAACCAGATGAAAAGAGTCCCCGCTGCAGCCTCGGAGAGCgacctgcaggaggaggagcagctggagcaggcccTCCGAGAGCACCTCAACCAGCTGGGACCACAGGAGGCTGCCAAGCTGGCCTCGCTCAGCAAAAGGCTCTCCATGGCTGGGGAGGCTGACGACACGCAAaccaggcagctcctggatgAGGATATGCTGGCAAAGGTGCTGGAGTACCTAAAACAGGAGAAGTCAGAGCTTGAAAGAGATCACATCACCAAGCGAGCAATGGAAAACATGTAA